The Salvia miltiorrhiza cultivar Shanhuang (shh) chromosome 1, IMPLAD_Smil_shh, whole genome shotgun sequence genome has a window encoding:
- the LOC131025367 gene encoding protein INAPERTURATE POLLEN1, producing MLKTALFGRKKAAATPFAEFYSNWFQTLSGTLLPQLRCALSSTAAPPALLSIHVEAMHHHLQSYYEALDEAAAADVALCLCPEWRNALEKPFLWFGDLHPYLFTNLLRSFLDDQDSSDNDDDDDQEPPVAAAWRSPSKVLTMRVDQIECGLRLMAPALAARGRQAQGNLIRDVGAEWESKEGVRAALEAEMEELVGVVVDANRLRRSVLADVLSVTNVYQAALFLEAVAAFLVGFRDEALLHQFEDCERPINSFD from the coding sequence ATGTTGAAAACGGCCCTCTTCGGGCGGAAGAAAGCGGCGGCGACGCCGTTCGCGGAGTTCTACAGCAACTGGTTCCAGACCCTTTCCGGCACCCTCCTACCCCAGCTCCGCTGCGCCCTCTCATCAACGGCGGCCCCTCCGGCCCTGCTGTCGATCCACGTGGAGGCCATGCACCACCACCTGCAGTCCTACTACGAGGCCCTGGacgaggcggcggcggcggacgtGGCCCTCTGCCTCTGCCCCGAGTGGCGCAACGCCCTCGAGAAGCCCTTCCTCTGGTTCGGCGACCTCCACCCCTACCTCTTCACCAACCTCCTCCGGTCATTCCTCGATGATCAAGATTCCTCCgacaatgatgatgatgatgatcaagAACCCCCCGTGGCGGCGGCGTGGCGGAGCCCGTCGAAGGTGCTGACGATGCGGGTGGACCAGATCGAGTGCGGGCTGCGGCTGATGGCGCCGGCGCTGGCGGCGCGCGGGCGGCAGGCGCAGGGGAATCTGATCAGGGACGTGGGGGCGGAGTGGGAGAGCAAGGAGGGGGTGAGGGCGGCGCTGGAGGCCGAGATGGAGGAGCTGGTCGGGGTGGTGGTGGACGCCAACCGGCTGCGGCGGAGCGTGCTGGCGGATGTGCTGAGCGTCACCAATGTGTATCAGGCGGCGCTGTTTCTTGAAGCCGTCGCCGCATTCTTGGTGGGGTTTAGAGATGAGGCTTTGCTTCACCAATTTGAAGACTGCGAGAGGCCCATCAATTCCTTTGATTAA